One Grus americana isolate bGruAme1 chromosome Z, bGruAme1.mat, whole genome shotgun sequence DNA window includes the following coding sequences:
- the RAB27B gene encoding ras-related protein Rab-27B, whose protein sequence is MTDGDYDYLIKLLALGDSGVGKTTFLYRYTDNKFNPKFITTVGIDFREKRVVYNSRGPNGSPGKAFKVHLQLWDTAGQERFRSLTTAFFRDAMGFLLMFDLTSQQSFLNVRNWMSQLQANAYCENPDIVLIGNKADLSDQREVNERQAKDLADKYGIPYFETSAATGQNVEKAVDTLLDLIMKRMEQCVDKTQVSETANGGSSGKLDSAKPEEKKCAC, encoded by the exons ATGACTGATGGAGACTATGATTATCTGATCAAACTCCTGGCCCTTGGAGACTCTGGGGTTGGAAAAACAACGTTCCTGTACAGATACACCGATAACAAATTTAATCCAAAATTCATCACGACAGTAGGGATAGATTTTCGGGAAAAACGAGTG GTATACAACAGCAGAGGACCAAATGGATCTCCAGGAAAAGCCTTCAAGGTACATCTCCAGCTTTGGGACACAGCCGGCCAGGAAAG ATTTCGAAGTCTCACCACAGCGTTTTTCAGAGATGCTATGGGCTTTTTACTAATGTTTGATCTCACCAGTCAACAGAGCTTCTTAAATGTCAGAAATTGGATGA GTCAGCTGCAAGCCAATGCATATTGTGAGAATCCAGATATAGTCTTAATTGGTAATAAAGCTGATTTATCAGACCAAAGGGAGGTAAACGAAAGGCAAGCAAAAGATCTGGCAGACAAATATGG TATACCGTACTTCGAAACAAGTGCTGCTACCGGACAGAACGTGGAGAAGGCAGTGGACACACTTCTGGACTTGATAATGAAGCGTATGGAGCAGTGTGTGGACAAGACACAGGTCTCGGAGACAGCCAACGGAGGAAGCTCGGGAAAGCTAGATTCAGCAAAGCCGGAGGAGAAAAAGTGTGCCTGCTAA